The Caenorhabditis elegans chromosome I genome includes the window CTCTCAATGTGCAATGAGCAGCGGGAGCAGACACGACACGTCGTTTCAGGGCGAGCCACGTTACGGATGACGTCATCAAGGTCGGCAGAGGTATTCCGGTGTGGGGACTCGACGTCGTTCCGCATGAAATCTCCGAAATACGAGTCATTCAACACATCATCGCCCTCAAAATCCATATGTCCCCAGTGCAATTC containing:
- the F23C8.13 gene encoding PDZ domain-containing protein (Confirmed by transcript evidence); translated protein: MSRSDSLTLLIERRSDGESVMMRRRRQARLSMCNEQREQTRHVVSGRATLRMTSSRSAEVFRCGDSTSFRMKSPKYESFNTSSPSKSICPQCNSQTRMIYLHQFSHGFVNNAFRFLIVSRSSYSLL